In Chromatiaceae bacterium, a single genomic region encodes these proteins:
- the map gene encoding type I methionyl aminopeptidase, translated as MAVIIKTPDEIEKMRVAGRLAAEVLEMIGDHVRPGVSTDELDRLCHDYIVNEQRAVPAPLNYRGFPKSICTSVNHQVCHGIPGNKILKDGDIVNIDVTVIKDGFHGDTSKMFLIGQPSILAQRLVDVTHQAMWKGIELVKPGHRLGDIGHAIQRFVESHGYSVVQEYCGHGIGRGFHEDPQVLHYGAAGTGIALQTGMTFTIEPMVNAGKRNVKLLPDGWTVVTKDRKLSAQWEHTVLVTPTGYEVLTLRAEERQAATA; from the coding sequence ATGGCCGTGATCATCAAAACGCCGGACGAGATCGAGAAGATGCGCGTCGCCGGCCGCCTCGCCGCCGAGGTGCTCGAGATGATCGGCGACCACGTCAGACCCGGCGTCAGCACCGACGAACTCGACCGCCTGTGCCACGACTACATCGTCAACGAACAGCGCGCGGTGCCGGCCCCGCTGAACTACCGCGGTTTCCCGAAATCGATCTGCACCTCGGTCAACCACCAGGTCTGCCACGGCATTCCCGGGAACAAAATTCTCAAGGACGGCGACATCGTCAATATCGACGTCACGGTCATCAAGGACGGCTTCCACGGCGATACCAGCAAGATGTTCCTCATCGGCCAGCCTTCGATTCTCGCGCAACGCCTGGTCGACGTGACCCATCAGGCGATGTGGAAAGGGATCGAGCTGGTCAAGCCCGGCCACCGGCTCGGTGACATCGGACACGCGATCCAGCGTTTCGTTGAGAGCCACGGCTATTCGGTGGTGCAGGAATACTGTGGGCACGGCATCGGTCGCGGTTTCCACGAGGACCCCCAGGTGCTGCACTACGGCGCAGCCGGCACCGGCATCGCGCTGCAGACCGGTATGACGTTCACGATCGAACCGATGGTCAATGCGGGCAAACGCAACGTGAAGCTGCTACCCGACGGCTGGACCGTGGTCACCAAGGACCGCAAGTTGTCCGCGCAGTGGGAACATACCGTGCTGGTCACCCCGACCGGATACGAGGTGCTGACCCTGCGCGCCGAAGAGCGGCAGGCAGCGACTGCCTGA
- a CDS encoding TetR/AcrR family transcriptional regulator, protein MNLAADTRTRILSTARELFHGRSYADVGIKEICDLANVQKGSFYHFFPSKQDLAMAVIDDMADDWAHGFVAEAFDRDLPPLERLDYLIDAAYYWQKAAKDLEGRMPGCLFGNLALEVSTRDEVLRAKINAVFQKASARFHETLDEAVERGVIAPLDTAATGQAMLAFLEGVILLAKSRNDPEVVRILGPAIKTLRIERAAES, encoded by the coding sequence ATGAACCTCGCCGCCGACACAAGAACGCGCATCCTGAGCACCGCCCGCGAACTGTTTCACGGGCGCAGCTATGCGGACGTCGGAATCAAGGAGATCTGTGACCTCGCCAATGTGCAGAAGGGCAGCTTCTATCACTTCTTTCCGTCGAAACAGGACCTCGCGATGGCGGTCATCGACGACATGGCGGACGACTGGGCGCACGGTTTCGTCGCGGAGGCGTTCGATCGCGACCTGCCGCCGCTCGAGCGCCTCGACTACCTGATCGACGCGGCCTACTACTGGCAGAAGGCGGCCAAGGACCTCGAAGGCCGCATGCCCGGCTGCCTGTTCGGCAATCTGGCGCTGGAGGTCAGTACCCGCGACGAGGTCCTGCGCGCCAAGATCAATGCGGTGTTCCAGAAGGCGAGCGCGCGTTTCCACGAGACCCTGGACGAGGCGGTCGAGCGCGGGGTGATCGCGCCGCTCGACACCGCCGCGACCGGGCAGGCGATGCTGGCCTTCCTCGAAGGCGTGATCCTGCTCGCCAAGTCGCGCAACGACCCCGAGGTCGTGCGCATCCTCGGGCCGGCGATCAAGACGTTGAGGATCGAAAGGGCCGCCGAGAGCTGA
- the pyrH gene encoding UMP kinase, translated as MPEHPATRRILLKLSGEALMGDGDFGIDPAVMQRIAGEIAELVADGVQIGLVIGGGNIFRGAGLAGGGFDRVTGDHIGMLATVMNGLAMQDALRKQGVDARTLSAFRIDQVCEYYSRDGAVRHLEAGRVVILSAGTGNPYFTTDTAASLRAIEIGADVMIKATKVDGVYAADPVKHPDADFYPRLSYDRVLREGLAVMDATAVVLCKEQAMPLRVMNINTKGALRRVIRGESLGTLVTSGEES; from the coding sequence ATGCCAGAACACCCTGCCACGCGCCGGATACTGCTGAAGCTGAGCGGCGAGGCCCTGATGGGCGACGGTGATTTCGGCATCGATCCGGCGGTCATGCAACGGATCGCCGGCGAGATCGCCGAACTGGTGGCCGACGGTGTGCAGATCGGCCTGGTGATCGGTGGTGGAAACATCTTTCGCGGCGCCGGTCTCGCGGGTGGCGGGTTCGACCGGGTCACCGGCGATCACATCGGCATGCTGGCGACGGTGATGAACGGTCTGGCGATGCAGGACGCGCTGCGTAAACAGGGCGTGGATGCACGCACGCTGTCCGCATTCCGCATCGACCAGGTATGCGAGTACTACAGTCGCGATGGCGCCGTCCGTCACCTCGAGGCAGGCCGGGTCGTGATCCTCTCGGCCGGCACCGGCAACCCGTATTTCACGACCGACACCGCGGCCAGCCTGAGAGCGATCGAGATCGGCGCCGACGTGATGATCAAGGCGACCAAGGTCGATGGTGTCTACGCGGCCGATCCGGTCAAACACCCCGATGCCGACTTCTATCCCCGCCTGAGCTACGATCGCGTGTTGCGCGAGGGGTTGGCGGTCATGGACGCCACGGCCGTGGTGTTGTGCAAAGAGCAGGCTATGCCGCTGCGGGTGATGAATATCAACACGAAAGGTGCGCTGCGGCGCGTCATCAGGGGTGAGTCGCTCGGCACCCT
- a CDS encoding elongation factor Ts encodes MAITASLVKELRERTGAGMMECKKALTETNGDIEAAIENMRKSGQAKAAKKAGRTAADGVIVIAVTDGGARAAMVEVNCETDFVAKDDNFRSFADAVGERVLQSDVGDVDALMALPLHEGEDTTIEEARQALVSKIGENMNVRRFVRSAAQGAIFSYSHGVRIGVLIDLSGGDEALGRDLAMHIAASNPICVSEDQVPADLLAKEREITEAQAKESGKPDNIVEKMVEGRMRKYLSEITLLGQAFVKDPDTTVGKLLKASGATVNGFTRFEVGEGIEKKVEDFREEVMAQAAAARGE; translated from the coding sequence ATGGCGATCACCGCTTCCCTGGTAAAGGAACTGCGCGAGCGTACCGGCGCAGGCATGATGGAATGTAAAAAGGCATTGACCGAGACGAATGGCGACATCGAGGCGGCCATCGAGAACATGCGCAAGTCGGGTCAGGCCAAGGCGGCGAAGAAGGCCGGCCGCACGGCGGCGGATGGCGTGATCGTGATCGCCGTCACCGACGGCGGCGCGCGCGCTGCGATGGTCGAGGTCAACTGCGAGACCGATTTCGTCGCGAAGGACGACAATTTTCGCTCCTTCGCCGATGCCGTCGGCGAGCGCGTCCTGCAGAGCGACGTCGGCGACGTCGATGCGTTGATGGCGTTGCCGCTGCACGAAGGCGAGGACACCACGATCGAGGAGGCGCGTCAGGCGCTGGTGTCGAAGATCGGCGAGAACATGAACGTGCGCCGCTTCGTGCGCAGCGCCGCGCAGGGTGCGATCTTCAGCTACAGCCACGGAGTGCGCATCGGTGTGCTGATCGATCTGAGCGGCGGGGACGAGGCGCTGGGACGCGACCTGGCGATGCACATCGCGGCGAGCAACCCGATCTGCGTCAGCGAAGACCAGGTGCCGGCCGATCTGCTGGCGAAAGAGCGCGAGATCACCGAGGCACAGGCCAAGGAGAGCGGCAAGCCGGACAACATCGTCGAAAAGATGGTCGAGGGCCGGATGCGCAAGTATCTTAGCGAGATCACCCTGCTCGGGCAGGCGTTCGTCAAGGATCCGGACACCACGGTGGGCAAGCTGCTGAAGGCAAGCGGCGCCACGGTGAACGGGTTCACGCGTTTCGAGGTCGGCGAGGGTATCGAGAAAAAGGTCGAGGACTTCCGCGAGGAAGTCATGGCCCAGGCCGCCGCCGCCCGGGGCGAATAA
- the glnD gene encoding [protein-PII] uridylyltransferase, translating into MTDSLLEALDRRIAAGDAPLTAFKQTLRDARALLAERFAQGTRASLLVRQAALFTDAIVHRVWCRYLPDDAQASLVAVGGYGRGELHPASDVDLLILTSVEPQQLAEHIEPLIMFLWDIGLEVGHSVRSLEQCVEEARADITVITNLVESRLVAGDHALFDQLTEAISPENFWSSREFFSAKLEEQRQRHAKFDDSGQNLEPNLKEGPGGLRDIQTIGWVAKRHFGVSTMAALVEHGFLNDHEYRQLHRGAEHLWRVRYALHLLTGRHEDRMLFEHQRALAKQFGYTDASANLAVEQFMQDYYRRVIEIQRLNEMLLQLFEEAILLNNELGDPVPINRRFQARSGYLEVVNTGIFARYPLAMLELFLILQQHPELQGVRASTIRLIRAHRHLIDKRFRRDIRARALFIEIFRQHDGLTHATRRMHRYGILGRYLPAFNTVSGLMQFDLFHVYTVDEHILMVIRNMRRFALARHAEECPRCNQVYAQLPKPELLYLAGLFHDIAKGRGGDHSELGAADAREFCLRHDLSEFDANLIAWLVRFHLVMSHTAQHQDIDDPDVIQQFASRVGTRMRLDYLYLLTVADMRGTNPARWNSWKAALIDQLHARTAAALERGLDQPQDPDEVISERQAEARIVLLKKGYDNEQLNLLWMSFTSDYFLQNSVDAIIWHAELLWPPGKAIDRIHVALRQDKVYRCTELFVYGPDRDDLFAHSTALLDQLGLNVLNARIQTTVQGLSVNSYLVLEEDGSQIDVEERLQGIRYFIEDGLNDAEPPKGQPRIPRQLQSFQMPSEIDFEQDENRAVTLLILKTSDRPGLLSLVGQAFAAKKLRLHHARIATAGAEAQDTFAVTDRLDQRITDPQRLAEIAEAIRNKLDD; encoded by the coding sequence ATGACTGATTCCCTGCTGGAAGCGCTCGACCGGCGGATTGCGGCCGGCGATGCGCCGCTGACCGCGTTCAAACAGACCCTGCGCGACGCACGCGCGCTGTTGGCGGAACGGTTCGCCCAGGGCACGCGCGCCAGCCTGCTGGTGCGCCAGGCGGCGCTGTTCACCGACGCGATCGTGCACCGCGTCTGGTGTCGCTATCTGCCGGACGATGCGCAGGCCAGCCTGGTCGCGGTCGGCGGCTACGGTCGGGGCGAGTTGCACCCCGCTTCCGACGTCGATCTGCTGATCCTGACCTCGGTCGAGCCACAACAGCTGGCCGAGCACATCGAGCCGCTGATCATGTTCCTTTGGGACATAGGCCTGGAGGTCGGGCACAGCGTGCGCAGCCTCGAGCAATGCGTCGAAGAGGCCCGCGCCGACATCACGGTGATCACCAACCTGGTCGAATCGCGGCTGGTGGCCGGCGATCACGCGCTGTTCGACCAACTCACCGAGGCCATAAGTCCGGAGAATTTCTGGTCGAGCCGCGAGTTCTTCTCGGCCAAGCTCGAGGAACAGCGCCAGCGGCACGCGAAATTCGACGACAGCGGCCAGAACCTCGAGCCGAATCTCAAGGAGGGACCGGGCGGCCTGCGCGACATCCAGACGATCGGCTGGGTCGCGAAACGCCACTTCGGCGTCAGCACGATGGCGGCACTGGTGGAACACGGCTTCCTCAACGACCACGAATACCGGCAGCTGCATCGCGGCGCCGAACACCTGTGGCGCGTGCGCTACGCACTGCACCTGCTCACCGGCCGCCACGAAGACCGGATGTTGTTCGAACACCAGCGCGCCCTGGCGAAACAGTTCGGCTATACCGATGCGAGCGCCAATCTCGCAGTCGAACAGTTCATGCAGGACTACTACCGACGGGTGATCGAGATCCAGCGCCTCAACGAGATGCTGTTGCAGCTGTTCGAGGAAGCGATCCTGCTGAACAACGAACTCGGCGATCCGGTGCCGATCAACCGCCGGTTCCAGGCTCGCAGCGGCTACCTGGAGGTGGTCAACACCGGGATCTTCGCGCGATATCCACTGGCGATGCTGGAGCTGTTCCTGATCCTGCAACAGCATCCGGAACTCCAGGGCGTGCGCGCCAGCACGATCCGCCTGATCCGCGCGCACCGCCATCTGATCGACAAACGCTTCCGCCGCGATATCCGCGCACGCGCGCTGTTCATCGAGATCTTCCGCCAGCACGACGGCCTCACACATGCGACCCGCCGCATGCACCGCTACGGCATACTCGGGCGTTACCTGCCGGCGTTCAACACGGTGTCGGGGCTGATGCAGTTCGACCTGTTCCACGTGTACACGGTCGACGAACACATCCTGATGGTGATTCGCAATATGCGGCGCTTTGCGCTGGCCAGGCATGCCGAGGAGTGTCCGCGCTGCAACCAGGTCTATGCGCAGCTGCCGAAACCCGAGCTGCTGTACCTCGCGGGCCTGTTTCACGACATCGCCAAGGGACGCGGTGGCGATCACTCGGAACTCGGGGCTGCGGATGCGCGCGAGTTCTGCCTGCGCCACGACCTTTCCGAATTCGACGCCAACCTGATCGCGTGGCTGGTGCGTTTCCACCTGGTGATGTCGCACACCGCGCAGCATCAGGACATCGACGATCCCGATGTGATCCAGCAGTTCGCCAGCCGGGTCGGAACACGGATGCGGCTCGACTACCTGTACCTGCTGACCGTCGCCGACATGCGCGGCACCAACCCGGCACGCTGGAACTCGTGGAAGGCCGCCCTGATCGATCAACTCCACGCACGCACCGCTGCCGCACTGGAACGCGGCCTCGATCAGCCCCAGGATCCCGACGAGGTGATCTCGGAGCGCCAGGCGGAGGCGCGGATCGTGTTGCTGAAAAAGGGTTACGACAACGAACAGCTGAACCTGTTGTGGATGTCGTTCACTTCAGACTATTTTCTGCAGAACTCGGTTGACGCGATCATCTGGCACGCCGAGTTGTTGTGGCCGCCGGGCAAGGCCATCGACCGGATTCATGTCGCGTTGCGCCAGGACAAGGTCTACCGCTGCACCGAGTTGTTCGTCTACGGGCCCGACCGTGACGACCTGTTCGCCCACTCCACCGCCCTGCTCGACCAACTCGGACTCAACGTCCTCAACGCACGCATCCAGACCACGGTTCAGGGACTGAGCGTCAACAGCTACCTGGTGCTCGAAGAGGATGGTTCGCAGATCGACGTCGAGGAACGACTGCAGGGCATCCGCTATTTCATTGAAGACGGACTCAACGACGCCGAACCGCCGAAGGGCCAGCCGCGCATCCCGCGCCAACTGCAGAGCTTTCAGATGCCGTCCGAGATCGACTTCGAGCAGGACGAAAACCGGGCGGTCACGCTGCTGATCCTCAAGACCAGCGACCGCCCCGGCCTGTTGTCGCTGGTCGGCCAGGCGTTCGCGGCGAAGAAGCTGCGGTTGCACCACGCGCGGATCGCCACCGCCGGGGCCGAGGCGCAGGACACCTTCGCGGTCACGGATCGACTCGACCAACGCATCACCGACCCGCAACGCCTCGCCGAGATCGCCGAAGCGATCCGCAACAAGCTCGACGACTGA
- the rpsB gene encoding 30S ribosomal protein S2: MRQMLEAGVHFGHQTRYWNPKMSPFIFGHRNKIHIVNLEKTLPLFNDAMNFVGKLSSNGGKVLFVGTKRSARDVVREEAERCNMPFVNHRWLGGMLTNFKTIKQSIKRLKELEAMDADGSMAARFHKKEALTLRREKDKLERSLGGIKDMNGLPDALFVVDTGHEKIAVAEARKLGIPVIGVVDTNNDPDAIDYVIPGNDDAIRAVQLYVQGASAAILEGRAAAATAAASGRGETADTTAG; this comes from the coding sequence ATGCGCCAGATGCTTGAAGCTGGCGTACATTTCGGCCACCAGACCCGTTACTGGAACCCGAAGATGAGTCCCTTCATCTTCGGCCATCGCAACAAGATCCACATCGTCAACCTCGAAAAGACGTTGCCGTTGTTCAACGACGCGATGAACTTCGTCGGCAAGCTGTCGTCGAACGGCGGCAAGGTGCTGTTCGTCGGCACCAAGCGTTCGGCGCGCGACGTGGTGCGCGAGGAGGCCGAACGCTGCAACATGCCGTTCGTCAACCACCGTTGGCTGGGCGGCATGCTGACCAATTTCAAGACCATCAAGCAGTCGATCAAGCGCCTCAAGGAACTCGAGGCGATGGATGCGGACGGCTCGATGGCGGCACGCTTCCATAAGAAAGAGGCGCTTACCCTGCGCCGCGAGAAAGACAAGCTGGAGCGCAGCCTGGGTGGCATCAAGGATATGAACGGACTGCCCGACGCATTGTTCGTCGTCGACACCGGGCACGAGAAGATCGCTGTCGCCGAGGCGCGCAAACTGGGCATTCCGGTCATCGGTGTGGTGGACACCAACAACGATCCGGACGCCATCGATTACGTGATCCCCGGCAACGACGACGCCATCCGTGCGGTGCAACTCTACGTACAGGGCGCGTCCGCGGCGATCCTCGAGGGCCGCGCCGCAGCGGCCACCGCAGCGGCATCCGGCCGCGGCGAGACGGCGGATACGACAGCCGGCTGA